Proteins from a genomic interval of Cyprinus carpio isolate SPL01 chromosome A21, ASM1834038v1, whole genome shotgun sequence:
- the LOC109109187 gene encoding dynein light chain 2, cytoplasmic-like — protein sequence MSYERSRMGRVTTERVLREVKREHSGSKKACVKQYSRVKTSEEAIMTDRKAVIKNADMSEDMQQDAVDCATQAMEKYNIEKDIAAYIKKEFDKKYNPTWHCIVGRNFGSYVTHETKHFIYFYLGQVAILLFKSG from the exons ATGAGTTACGAGCGCAGCCGCATGGGTAGAGTTACGACTGAAAGAGTGCTTAGAGAAGTCAAGCGTGAACACAGCGGCTCCAAAAAAGCCTGCGTTAAACAGTATTCCAGAGTAAAAACATCAGAAGAGG CCATCATGACTGACAGGAAGGCAGTAATAAAGAACGCAGATATGTCCGAGGACATGCAGCAGGATGCAGTGGATTGTGCCACACAGGCCATGGAGAAGTACAACATTGAGAAGGACATTGCTGCATATATCAAAAAG GAGTTCGATAAGAAGTATAATCCGACATGGCATTGTATTGTGGGACGGAACTTTGGCAGTTATGTTACGCATGAAACTAAGCATTTCATCTACTTTTACTTGGGTCAAGTGGCCATTCTGCTCTTCAAATCGGGCTGA